The Malus domestica chromosome 13, GDT2T_hap1 genome includes a window with the following:
- the LOC114820435 gene encoding protein TRIGALACTOSYLDIACYLGLYCEROL 2, chloroplastic-like: MIGNLLAQVSTCPTLLSLSCISSNSLPYLPSRPPTKVTRIRATSADTGHSQQSSSSSEKNNPLAVVLDVPQTIWRQTLRPLSEFGFGCKSIWEGGVGKSIWEGGVGLFLVSGAVLVALNLAWLRGYQLSSRFRKYFAVFEFTQACGISTGTPVRIIGVTVGNVICVNSSLESIEAVVEVEDDKTVIPRNALIEVNQSGLLRETKIDITPRDPLLNISVGPLHPECSKEGLIVYDRQKMRGHQGVILDALVGIFTRLGREVEEIGIVNTYSLAERVASVIEEAKPLLTLV; encoded by the exons ATGATAGGGAATTTGTTGGCCCAAGTGTCGACATGCCCCACGCTGTTATCTTTGTCGTGCATTTCTTCGAATAGTTTGCCGTATCTTCCTTCAAGACCACCAACAAAAGTAACCCGGATAAGAGCTACATCGGCCGACACAGGACACAGCCAAcaatcctcctcttcttctgaGAAAAATAATCCACTTGCAGTTGTTTTGGATGTCCCTCAGACTATTTGGAGGCAAACATTACGACCGTTGAGTGAGTTTGGCTTTGGTTGTAAAAGTATATGGGAAGGTGGGGTAGGTAAAAGTATATGGGAAGGTGGGGTAGGATTGTTTCTAGTTTCAGGTGCAGTTCTTGTTGCACTCAACTTGGCTTGGTTACGGGGGTATCAATTGAGCTCTAGATTCAGGAAGTACTTTGCTGTGTTTGAGTTCACTCAAGCTTGTGGAATATCCACTGGAACGCCAGTGAGGATTATAGGGGTCACTGTCGGCAATGTTATCTGTGTTAACTCTTCTTTGGAAAGTATTGAAGCTGTTGTTGAG GTTGAAGATGATAAAACTGTCATACCTCGAAATGCACTGATTGAGGTAAACCAGTCGGGTCTTCTCAGGGAAACTAAAATTGACATTACACCTAGAGACCCACTTCTGAATATTTCAGTTGGGCCTCTTCATCCTGAATGTAGCAAAGAAGGTCTGATTGTATACgatagacaaaagatgagaGGACATCAAGGTGTGATTTTAGATGCATTGGTAGGTATATTTACCCGTCTTGGACGTGAAGTGGAGGAGATTGGTATAGTAAACACGTATTCACTCGCTGAACGAGTTGCTTCTGTGATAGAAGAGGCAAAGCCACTGCTTACACTGGTGTGA